In Mycolicibacterium phocaicum, one DNA window encodes the following:
- a CDS encoding alpha/beta hydrolase-fold protein produces the protein MTEPGKIAVRLLRTALIGILVLILWNSVRAKADTVEQLLVPSAAMGRDIPVTFAPGGRHAVVLLDAFNAAPDVSNWITAGNAVKTLAGRGVSVVAPAGGAWSMYTDWEMDGSKQWETFLSTELPNWLVANKGLAPGGHAIVGAAQGGTAALTLAAFHPDRYRYAGSMSGFLTPSNTFLNGAIAAGLAQFGGVNTQTMWGAAQLGRWKWHDPDAHIQLLNDNNTRLWIYSPATLTCSDPAAMIGYCDQAQGSNRSFYGHYRSVGGHNGHFDIPPDGQHDWSSWGPQLAAMSADVSATLAS, from the coding sequence ATGACCGAACCTGGCAAGATCGCCGTCCGATTACTTCGCACCGCGCTCATCGGAATTCTGGTTCTGATCCTGTGGAACTCGGTACGCGCCAAGGCCGACACCGTCGAGCAACTCTTAGTGCCCTCCGCTGCAATGGGCCGCGACATCCCGGTGACGTTCGCACCGGGTGGCCGCCATGCCGTGGTGTTGCTGGACGCGTTCAACGCCGCGCCAGACGTGAGCAACTGGATCACCGCTGGTAACGCAGTGAAAACCCTTGCTGGGAGGGGTGTATCGGTTGTCGCCCCGGCGGGCGGCGCATGGAGCATGTATACCGACTGGGAGATGGACGGCAGCAAGCAGTGGGAGACCTTCTTGTCGACCGAGCTGCCGAACTGGCTGGTCGCCAACAAGGGACTGGCGCCCGGTGGCCACGCCATCGTTGGCGCCGCTCAAGGCGGAACTGCCGCGCTCACGTTGGCGGCCTTCCACCCCGATCGGTACCGGTACGCCGGCTCGATGTCAGGTTTCCTCACTCCGTCCAACACATTTCTCAACGGTGCGATCGCGGCAGGCTTGGCGCAATTCGGCGGCGTCAACACTCAGACAATGTGGGGCGCCGCCCAATTAGGGCGATGGAAGTGGCACGATCCCGATGCGCACATACAACTGTTGAACGACAACAACACTCGCCTATGGATCTACAGCCCGGCGACCCTGACCTGTAGCGACCCCGCCGCGATGATCGGATACTGCGATCAAGCGCAAGGCAGCAATCGCAGTTTCTACGGCCACTACCGCTCGGTTGGCGGGCACAATGGGCACTTTGACATCCCCCCTGACGGACAGCACGACTGGAGTAGTTGGGGCCCTCAGCTTGCGGCAATGTCCGCCGATGTATCAGCGACCCTCGCGTCATGA
- a CDS encoding DUF732 domain-containing protein translates to MFSHTPIATTTRRRTRLVIGASVCLGIAIATVSIAPASPAYADTVAYLVNVTVRPGYNFPNADAAISYGNEICDKVEAARGYADLKSDVIADFSNADDYQAAYLINQAVGELCPTEIWQLRQLAATHYGRT, encoded by the coding sequence ATGTTCAGCCACACGCCTATTGCGACCACCACGCGCCGCAGGACGCGGTTGGTCATCGGCGCGAGCGTCTGTCTTGGTATAGCGATCGCCACCGTATCAATCGCGCCTGCGTCGCCCGCATATGCGGATACCGTGGCCTATCTGGTCAACGTCACCGTGAGGCCCGGCTACAACTTCCCGAACGCCGACGCGGCAATCAGCTATGGGAACGAAATCTGCGACAAAGTTGAAGCCGCGCGTGGTTACGCAGATCTGAAAAGCGACGTGATCGCCGACTTCAGCAACGCTGACGACTACCAGGCCGCCTATTTGATCAATCAGGCGGTGGGGGAGCTGTGCCCCACGGAGATCTGGCAGCTCCGTCAGCTGGCCGCGACACACTACGGGAGAACATAG
- a CDS encoding IS256 family transposase, producing MLTVVHDAEEANGGEAGRSLLDEIVRDGARQMLAAALQAEVAAYVAAFADQLDENGHRLVVRNGYHQPREVLTAAGAVQVKAPRVNDRRVDPDSGERQRFSSAILPAWARKSPQMSEVLPLLYLHGLSTSDFGPALEQFLGSGAGLSATTITRLTAQWQDEARTFAARDLSGSDYVYLWVDGIHLKVRLDQEKLCLLVMLGVRADGRKELVAITDGYRESCESWADLLRDCKRRGMTAPVLAVGDGALGFWKAVREVFPKTREQRCWFHKQANVLSALPKSAHPAALAAIKDIYNAEDIDKAQVAVKAFAVAFGAKYPKVVAKIVDDLDVLLEFYHYPAEHWIHLRTTNPIESTFATVRLRTKVTKGPGSRAAGLAMAYKLIDAAQARWRAVNAPHLVALVRAGAVFHKGKLLERPTDITPPTPPSDGDQHTETEVA from the coding sequence ATGCTCACCGTAGTTCACGATGCCGAGGAGGCCAACGGCGGCGAGGCCGGCCGGTCGTTGTTGGACGAGATCGTCCGCGACGGAGCCCGGCAGATGTTGGCCGCTGCCCTGCAGGCCGAGGTCGCCGCGTACGTGGCCGCATTCGCTGATCAGCTCGACGAGAACGGTCACCGACTGGTGGTCCGCAACGGCTATCACCAGCCGCGTGAGGTGCTGACCGCGGCCGGTGCCGTGCAGGTGAAGGCGCCGCGGGTCAACGATCGCCGTGTCGACCCCGATTCTGGTGAGCGGCAGCGGTTTTCCTCGGCGATCCTGCCGGCCTGGGCACGCAAGTCCCCGCAGATGAGTGAGGTGCTGCCGCTGCTGTATCTGCACGGCCTATCGACCAGCGACTTCGGGCCCGCACTCGAGCAGTTCCTCGGCTCGGGTGCCGGGTTGTCGGCCACCACGATCACCCGTCTGACCGCGCAGTGGCAAGACGAAGCCCGTACGTTCGCTGCCCGGGACCTGTCCGGCAGCGACTACGTCTACCTGTGGGTCGACGGCATTCACCTCAAGGTCCGCCTGGACCAGGAGAAGCTGTGCCTGCTGGTGATGCTCGGCGTGCGCGCTGACGGCCGCAAAGAGCTCGTGGCGATCACCGACGGCTATCGGGAGTCATGCGAGTCGTGGGCGGATCTGCTGCGCGACTGCAAACGACGCGGCATGACCGCCCCAGTGCTGGCCGTCGGCGATGGCGCGCTCGGGTTCTGGAAGGCGGTGCGGGAGGTATTCCCGAAGACCCGAGAGCAGCGCTGCTGGTTCCACAAGCAGGCCAACGTCCTTTCCGCACTGCCGAAGTCAGCGCATCCGGCCGCGCTGGCGGCCATCAAGGACATCTACAACGCCGAAGACATCGACAAAGCTCAGGTCGCGGTCAAGGCCTTCGCGGTTGCCTTCGGCGCGAAGTACCCGAAAGTGGTCGCCAAGATCGTCGACGACCTCGATGTCCTGCTGGAGTTCTACCACTACCCCGCCGAGCACTGGATCCATCTGCGTACCACGAATCCGATCGAATCCACCTTCGCCACAGTGCGTTTGAGAACGAAGGTCACCAAGGGTCCGGGATCGCGGGCCGCTGGATTGGCCATGGCCTACAAGCTGATCGACGCAGCCCAAGCCCGTTGGCGGGCCGTCAACGCCCCACATCTGGTCGCCCTCGTCCGCGCCGGAGCGGTCTTCCACAAAGGCAAACTGCTCGAACGGCCCACCGACATCACCCCACCGACACCACCGTCAGACGGCGATCAACACACCGAAACGGAGGTCGCCTGA
- a CDS encoding YfgM family protein, producing the protein MATSTTELVGDTADWPTEDGVAEQPDSNEDGAPEPSEEPRARRRVPPKRLAAIALAVVILALGGLVGWFGTQFKHAQQTADRRAEFLQSARQGAVNLTTIDWQHVDSDVKRILDSATGTFYADFSKRAQPFVDVVKQVQSKTTGTVTMAGLESMSGDQAQALIAVTVQTTNAGAPQPTSKAWRMRIDVQKVGNDVKVDNVEFVP; encoded by the coding sequence GTGGCCACTAGCACAACCGAACTAGTCGGGGATACCGCCGACTGGCCAACCGAAGACGGGGTCGCAGAGCAGCCCGACTCCAACGAGGACGGAGCTCCAGAGCCGTCTGAAGAACCACGTGCCCGGCGACGGGTGCCGCCGAAACGACTGGCGGCCATCGCATTAGCTGTGGTGATCCTCGCTCTCGGTGGACTCGTCGGATGGTTCGGAACACAGTTCAAGCACGCGCAGCAGACGGCGGACCGGCGTGCTGAATTCCTTCAGTCCGCTCGTCAAGGCGCGGTCAACTTGACCACCATCGACTGGCAGCACGTCGACAGCGATGTCAAACGCATCCTCGACTCGGCCACCGGCACCTTCTATGCCGACTTTTCCAAGCGCGCACAGCCATTCGTCGATGTCGTCAAGCAAGTGCAGTCCAAGACCACTGGCACGGTCACCATGGCCGGGCTGGAATCGATGTCCGGTGATCAGGCCCAAGCGTTGATTGCCGTCACCGTACAGACAACGAATGCTGGTGCGCCGCAACCTACGTCAAAAGCCTGGCGGATGCGCATCGATGTTCAGAAGGTAGGGAATGACGTGAAAGTTGACAACGTGGAGTTCGTGCCATGA
- a CDS encoding IS630 family transposase yields the protein MGTRGRPVVELVLTDDERETLQRWARRSKSSQALAQRCRIVLGCAAGKSNKEVAADEGVWPQTVGKWRGRFLEARLEGLADEPRPGAPRKITDEAVEQLIVATLERQPKGATHWSRSSMAAETGLSKSTVGRIWKSFGLKPHQVDTFKISNDPQFVDKVRDVVGLYLDPPEKALVLCVDEKSQIQALDRSAPVLPMMPGMPERRTHDYVRHGITTLFAALDVATGEVYGSIHRRHRAIEFKKFLTKLDNTVPADLDVHLICDNYSTHKSPTVTKWLAAHPRFHMHFTPTYSSWLNQVERWFGLLTDQKLRRGVHRSIQALEKDIREWIADWNDNPRPFNWTKTADEIFERLGSYLQRIPGAGH from the coding sequence GTGGGAACCAGGGGTAGGCCGGTAGTCGAGTTGGTGTTGACCGACGACGAACGTGAGACGTTGCAGCGGTGGGCCCGTCGATCGAAGTCCTCGCAGGCGTTGGCCCAACGTTGTCGGATCGTGTTGGGTTGCGCGGCAGGGAAATCCAACAAGGAAGTCGCCGCTGATGAAGGTGTGTGGCCGCAAACGGTCGGCAAATGGCGTGGACGGTTCCTGGAGGCGCGACTGGAGGGTCTGGCCGATGAGCCGCGTCCTGGTGCGCCGCGCAAGATCACCGACGAGGCGGTCGAGCAGCTGATCGTGGCCACGTTGGAGCGTCAACCCAAAGGCGCCACGCACTGGTCGCGGTCTTCGATGGCGGCTGAGACCGGGTTGTCGAAGTCAACGGTCGGACGGATCTGGAAGTCGTTCGGCCTCAAGCCGCATCAGGTGGACACCTTCAAGATCAGCAACGACCCGCAGTTCGTCGACAAGGTCCGTGACGTCGTGGGGTTGTATCTGGACCCGCCGGAGAAGGCACTGGTGCTCTGCGTCGATGAAAAATCGCAGATCCAGGCCTTGGATCGCAGCGCGCCGGTGCTGCCGATGATGCCCGGCATGCCCGAGCGCCGCACCCATGACTACGTGCGGCACGGAATCACCACCTTGTTCGCCGCCCTGGATGTGGCCACCGGCGAGGTCTACGGCTCGATTCACCGCCGGCACCGCGCGATCGAGTTCAAGAAGTTCTTGACCAAGTTGGACAACACCGTGCCCGCTGACCTGGACGTCCATCTGATCTGCGACAACTACTCGACGCACAAATCGCCGACAGTAACCAAATGGCTTGCCGCCCATCCCCGATTCCACATGCACTTCACCCCGACCTACTCGTCGTGGCTCAACCAGGTCGAGCGGTGGTTCGGGTTACTCACCGACCAGAAACTGCGCCGCGGCGTTCACCGCTCAATTCAGGCCCTCGAGAAGGACATTCGCGAGTGGATCGCAGACTGGAACGACAACCCCCGCCCGTTCAACTGGACCAAGACCGCCGACGAGATCTTCGAACGACTCGGTTCATATCTTCAACGAATTCCCGGCGCAGGACACTAG
- a CDS encoding integrase translates to MSNPSGCHLASPLVGSSYAEHIVARLSDFFSEMTPWQRRLWDAGTVLTLRELLEAADWCANGVLSTGTVAWLAKDAERLAGRDRGVGEREVRTQLTKVLRSNVPHGSRHYRHLSELIAFVNRDYMSGWERAVEATTPASPERCARAIASHLLDCGYSMRYLRTWVGALRSSNGATLADLFDSAQELANGTARTYDVVVPFASLPKYKELAVPIDNWMSVGQMRDWLEPASALVDGLRLNGGFRYSVCAKDGFAAAEQVINTIDRLKARSNHGRRIGRRGPQPSGDVWVKGDGRIQTIALAKESRAAFVLSLEAERKVYQVSTPTAVDDALELAAPLNYGPPGPAVSGGWAAIEALLTTPDADDARDGRGVVAVDRMAALVAASWPRGELTTLSRRHTPPVPDRLSLELKTNEVNSERARITAEAIRSGRKLSLKKATDRASESRMAHLIANPRPTLEDVNAHMRTALRRFYRQRNILMHGGTTNSIALSTALRTAAPLVSAGLDRITHAALVEGITPLQLAARAKLNLELVGSSDGRHLVDLLEP, encoded by the coding sequence GTGAGCAATCCGTCAGGCTGTCATCTAGCGAGCCCCCTAGTTGGCTCTTCATACGCTGAGCACATCGTCGCAAGGCTCAGCGACTTCTTCAGCGAGATGACCCCGTGGCAAAGACGCCTCTGGGACGCGGGCACGGTCCTAACTCTAAGAGAGTTGCTGGAAGCTGCCGATTGGTGCGCGAATGGCGTGCTCTCCACAGGAACCGTCGCATGGCTAGCAAAGGATGCCGAGCGCCTCGCCGGAAGAGATCGAGGCGTCGGGGAGCGCGAGGTTCGCACTCAACTCACCAAGGTGCTCAGAAGCAACGTGCCACACGGGAGCCGTCACTATCGGCACCTGTCCGAACTCATCGCATTCGTTAATCGCGACTACATGTCAGGTTGGGAACGTGCCGTCGAAGCCACGACCCCGGCGTCACCGGAGCGTTGCGCCCGCGCAATCGCTTCGCACTTGCTTGACTGCGGATACAGCATGCGCTACCTCAGGACATGGGTCGGAGCTCTTCGCAGCTCCAACGGAGCCACGCTCGCCGATTTATTCGACAGCGCACAGGAACTCGCCAATGGGACAGCCCGCACATACGACGTCGTTGTTCCATTCGCGTCGCTGCCCAAGTACAAAGAACTTGCTGTGCCGATTGACAACTGGATGTCTGTCGGCCAGATGCGCGATTGGCTAGAGCCAGCATCGGCCTTAGTTGACGGTCTGCGTTTGAATGGCGGATTTCGCTACTCAGTCTGCGCCAAGGACGGTTTCGCGGCGGCTGAACAAGTCATCAATACGATCGATCGCCTCAAAGCCAGAAGCAATCATGGACGCAGGATCGGACGAAGAGGTCCGCAGCCGTCAGGCGACGTTTGGGTGAAGGGCGACGGCCGCATCCAGACGATCGCACTCGCCAAGGAATCGCGTGCCGCGTTCGTTTTGTCTCTCGAGGCAGAGCGCAAGGTATACCAGGTCAGCACACCAACTGCAGTCGACGACGCACTTGAGCTCGCGGCACCGCTGAACTACGGGCCCCCCGGCCCCGCTGTCTCTGGTGGCTGGGCGGCGATTGAAGCGTTGCTCACGACACCAGATGCAGACGACGCGCGAGACGGTCGTGGCGTAGTCGCCGTCGACCGAATGGCGGCGCTGGTGGCGGCGTCCTGGCCCCGAGGCGAACTGACCACCCTGTCCAGGCGGCATACCCCGCCAGTCCCAGACCGGCTGAGCTTGGAACTAAAGACCAACGAAGTGAACAGTGAGCGGGCCCGCATAACTGCCGAAGCAATTCGGTCAGGCCGCAAGCTTTCACTAAAGAAAGCGACGGACAGAGCGTCTGAGAGCCGCATGGCCCACCTAATCGCCAATCCCAGGCCCACGCTTGAAGATGTCAACGCACACATGCGAACTGCCCTGCGCCGCTTCTACCGACAGCGAAACATCCTGATGCACGGTGGGACAACCAATTCCATCGCGTTGAGCACAGCGCTACGCACTGCTGCTCCACTTGTCAGCGCCGGTCTTGATCGCATCACCCATGCCGCACTAGTAGAAGGCATAACCCCCCTGCAACTCGCTGCACGCGCCAAACTCAACCTCGAACTGGTTGGTTCATCCGACGGTCGGCATCTAGTCGATCTGCTTGAGCCTTGA
- a CDS encoding mechanosensitive ion channel domain-containing protein codes for MTARFHIGDVVLNGTHIGTVTDVGTVLVAVTTATGAPRMVCPWELVKLRTSPVEPGAGAGPQ; via the coding sequence ATGACGGCTCGATTCCACATTGGTGATGTGGTGCTCAATGGCACGCACATCGGCACAGTGACTGACGTAGGAACGGTGCTGGTCGCGGTCACGACGGCGACTGGCGCGCCTCGGATGGTGTGCCCGTGGGAGTTGGTGAAGTTGAGAACTTCACCTGTGGAACCCGGCGCTGGCGCCGGACCTCAGTGA
- a CDS encoding DUF7665 family protein, translated as MVCPGADPAKTRLERDLARGDVECGVEAGMWRVVSLRWPELIVAITAGDGNEVAMRLLVDDYPVQAPAGEPWSIADGGPLPQARWPTSPLDVATFRKDWSPSNGNAPYVACDRTCLRTHPDWATAHPDRAWNPGRTIAFYLQEMHRELQCASVPQLDTVQ; from the coding sequence ATGGTATGCCCCGGTGCCGACCCCGCGAAGACGCGGTTGGAACGTGATCTTGCGCGTGGTGACGTTGAATGTGGAGTCGAAGCCGGCATGTGGCGAGTGGTCTCCCTGCGGTGGCCGGAGCTGATCGTTGCGATCACCGCAGGGGACGGCAACGAGGTGGCGATGCGGCTGCTGGTCGACGACTATCCCGTGCAAGCGCCGGCGGGCGAGCCGTGGAGCATCGCGGACGGGGGGCCACTGCCTCAGGCGCGGTGGCCCACTAGTCCGCTGGACGTCGCGACATTCCGGAAGGACTGGTCGCCGTCGAACGGTAACGCGCCGTACGTTGCTTGTGACCGGACATGCCTTCGTACCCACCCGGATTGGGCGACGGCGCACCCTGATCGAGCGTGGAATCCCGGCCGCACTATCGCGTTTTATCTACAAGAGATGCACCGCGAACTCCAATGCGCGTCGGTTCCTCAGCTGGATACGGTGCAATGA
- a CDS encoding ABC transporter ATP-binding protein, with translation MGVQIDVTGLSKSFGSSKIWEDVTLTIPAGEVSVMLGPSGTGKSVFLKSLIGLLKPERGSIVIDGTDILQCSAKELYEIRTLFGVLFQDGALFGSMNIYDNTAFPLREHTKKSESEIRKIVMEKLDIVGMPNDGHKFPGEISGGMRKRAGLARALVLDPKIILVDEPDSGLDPVRTAYLSQLLIDINAQIDATILIVTHNINVVRTVPDNIGMLYRKHLVMFGPREVLLTSEEPAVKQFLNGRRIGPIGMSEEKDAATAAAEQAALDAGHADGGVDEIEGVPPQIVVTPGMPVRQGVARRQARVRSILHTLPPAAQAAILEDLNNNPAAGGEPTEPVVGRHIARSPAMATSGGLNGTPWGTT, from the coding sequence ATGGGCGTTCAAATTGATGTGACGGGGCTGAGCAAGTCCTTTGGGTCGTCGAAGATCTGGGAGGACGTCACGTTGACGATCCCTGCCGGTGAGGTCAGCGTGATGCTGGGCCCGTCCGGTACCGGTAAGTCGGTGTTCTTGAAGTCGCTGATCGGTCTACTCAAGCCGGAGCGGGGTTCGATCGTGATCGACGGCACGGACATTCTGCAGTGTTCGGCCAAGGAGTTGTACGAGATCCGGACCCTGTTCGGTGTGTTGTTCCAGGACGGTGCGCTGTTCGGCTCGATGAACATCTATGACAACACAGCCTTTCCGCTGCGCGAGCACACCAAGAAGTCCGAGTCCGAGATCCGCAAGATCGTGATGGAGAAGCTCGACATTGTGGGTATGCCCAACGACGGGCACAAGTTCCCAGGTGAGATTTCCGGTGGTATGCGCAAGCGTGCGGGGCTGGCGCGGGCGTTGGTGCTCGACCCGAAGATCATCCTGGTCGATGAGCCGGACTCGGGTCTGGACCCCGTTCGTACCGCCTACCTGTCGCAGCTGCTGATCGACATCAACGCCCAGATCGACGCGACGATCTTGATCGTGACGCACAACATCAATGTGGTGCGTACCGTGCCGGACAACATCGGCATGCTCTACCGCAAGCATCTGGTGATGTTCGGCCCGCGGGAGGTGTTGTTGACCAGTGAGGAGCCGGCGGTCAAGCAGTTCCTCAATGGTCGTCGTATCGGTCCGATCGGTATGTCCGAGGAGAAGGACGCCGCGACCGCTGCTGCCGAGCAGGCCGCTCTGGATGCCGGGCATGCCGATGGTGGTGTGGATGAGATCGAGGGCGTGCCGCCGCAGATCGTGGTGACGCCGGGTATGCCGGTGCGTCAGGGCGTGGCGCGGCGTCAGGCTCGGGTGCGCTCGATCCTGCACACCCTGCCGCCCGCCGCGCAGGCGGCGATCCTAGAAGACCTCAACAACAACCCAGCCGCAGGCGGGGAGCCGACGGAACCCGTTGTTGGTAGGCACATTGCCAGGAGTCCGGCGATGGCGACCAGCGGCGGATTGAATGGGACACCCTGGGGCACAACATGA
- a CDS encoding ImmA/IrrE family metallo-endopeptidase: MTATRTPAEFVPAWSIHPGEILREILAARKWRQSDLAERASLSPKHVNQIVNGSIGITGDVAVRFERTLGVAAAFWTRADAEYQAFESTRKSKLALQEHITWARQFDMATMRRNEIISDGDDDATTVDKILKFFQVASPDAFEHNWIRRRVSFRRSQAFTVDLNNTALWLRLVEQSAEQHGDIAPLSLRELRKVSRTLPAMTAMPITDGFLAARTALIRAGVVLTFVREVPGTRMNAATWWLDADRPVIGITERHRKPDIFWFNLAHELGHIIKHPRRTTFLDIDREKASQDPAETEADAFAADTLFPGDARERIARATNRQELLLLAAQLGVGVSVVAGNFANQTKDWKLTSSLRGKITDADVTKLEMIATEELG; the protein is encoded by the coding sequence ATGACTGCGACACGCACTCCCGCGGAGTTCGTCCCCGCGTGGTCAATACACCCCGGCGAGATCCTCAGGGAGATTCTCGCGGCGAGGAAATGGCGACAGTCCGACTTGGCCGAGCGCGCGAGCCTCTCGCCGAAACACGTCAACCAGATCGTCAACGGTTCAATTGGGATTACCGGCGACGTAGCCGTCCGCTTCGAACGGACCTTAGGTGTCGCAGCAGCATTTTGGACGCGGGCGGACGCCGAGTATCAGGCGTTTGAAAGCACTCGGAAGTCGAAACTTGCTCTCCAAGAGCATATTACATGGGCTCGGCAGTTCGACATGGCGACCATGCGTCGGAACGAGATCATTTCGGACGGCGATGACGACGCGACGACCGTTGACAAGATTCTCAAATTCTTTCAAGTAGCGTCGCCGGATGCATTCGAACACAACTGGATTCGCCGGCGCGTTTCGTTCCGTCGTAGTCAAGCGTTTACTGTCGACCTAAATAACACTGCGCTGTGGCTTCGGCTCGTCGAACAGTCAGCAGAACAACACGGCGACATTGCACCGTTAAGCCTACGAGAGCTACGCAAGGTCTCGCGCACTCTGCCTGCGATGACCGCCATGCCGATTACGGACGGGTTCCTTGCTGCGCGCACCGCCTTGATACGCGCGGGCGTCGTCCTCACGTTCGTGCGAGAAGTGCCGGGTACCAGGATGAACGCTGCGACATGGTGGCTTGATGCCGATCGCCCTGTTATCGGCATCACTGAACGTCATCGCAAACCAGACATCTTCTGGTTCAACCTCGCGCACGAACTGGGCCACATCATTAAGCACCCACGTCGCACAACTTTCCTCGACATCGATCGCGAGAAAGCAAGCCAAGACCCCGCCGAAACGGAAGCGGATGCGTTTGCCGCCGACACCCTGTTTCCAGGTGATGCGCGGGAACGCATTGCCCGCGCTACCAACCGACAAGAACTCCTGCTGCTAGCCGCACAACTCGGCGTCGGGGTATCCGTGGTCGCAGGGAACTTCGCCAACCAGACCAAGGATTGGAAGCTGACGAGCTCGCTTCGGGGCAAGATCACCGACGCGGATGTCACCAAGCTGGAGATGATCGCCACCGAAGAATTGGGATAG
- a CDS encoding CAP domain-containing protein: MISCATLTVSLAVAPFASADNKRLNNSVVANVYTIQHDAGCANDVTMNPQLQLAAQWHTDDVLNDRSLDADIGSDGSSAQDRARAAGYTGAVAETVAINPALAINGIEILNQWYYRPDYKAIMSNCAYTQMGVWSENRLDRSVVVAVYGKPA, translated from the coding sequence ATGATCTCATGTGCAACCCTCACCGTGAGCCTTGCGGTGGCTCCGTTCGCGTCCGCCGATAATAAGCGACTCAACAACAGTGTCGTCGCCAACGTTTACACCATCCAACACGACGCCGGTTGCGCCAATGACGTGACGATGAATCCTCAGCTGCAGCTCGCCGCGCAGTGGCACACCGACGACGTGCTCAACGACCGCTCTCTGGACGCCGACATCGGATCCGATGGTTCCAGTGCGCAAGACCGTGCGCGCGCGGCCGGCTACACCGGGGCTGTTGCCGAAACTGTCGCAATCAATCCAGCACTGGCCATCAACGGCATCGAAATCCTCAACCAGTGGTACTACCGGCCGGACTACAAAGCGATCATGTCGAACTGCGCGTACACGCAAATGGGCGTCTGGTCGGAAAACCGCCTCGACCGAAGCGTTGTTGTTGCGGTATACGGAAAGCCGGCTTGA